The Meles meles chromosome 12, mMelMel3.1 paternal haplotype, whole genome shotgun sequence genomic sequence CAGGATCCATGtctgttttttctccagcttgtCCATGCTGGCTTGAGAAGGGTTGTTGATTAGGTTCAAAGGCAGATTTCTTTCTAAGAGTTTTGGATTTGGATCTCAGTGTTTATCTTTTGGGGATTTTGCAGGTGACAGAGCTCAATGAACCTCTTTCCAATGAAGATCGAAATCTCCTCTCTGTGGCCTACAAGAACGTGGTTGGTGCCAGGCGATCTTCCTGGAGGGTCATCAGCAGCATTGAGCAGAAAACCATGGctgatggaaatgaaaagaagttGGAGAAAGTTAAAGCTTACCGGGAGAAGATTGAGAAGGAGCTGGAAACAGTGTGCAATGATGTCCTGGCTTTGCTTGACAAGTTCCTTATCAAGAACTGCAATGATTTCCAGTATGAGAGCAAGGTATTTTACCTGAAAATGAAAGGTGATTACTACCGCTACTTGGCAGAGGTAGCTTCCGGGGAGAAGAAAAACAGTGTGGTCGAAGCTTCTGAGGCTGCCTACAAGGAAGCATTTGAAATCAGCAAAGAGCACATGCAGCCAACGCACCCCATCCGGCTGGGTCTGGCCCTCAACTTCTCTGTGTTCTACTATGAGATCCAGAATGCACCCGAGCAGGCCTGCCTCTTAGCCAAACAAGCCTTCGATGATGCCATAGCTGAGCTGGACACACTAAACGAGGATTCCTATAAGGACTCCACGCTTATCATGCAGTTGCTGCGAGACAACCTCACCCTCTGGACGAGCGACCAGCAGGATGAAGAAGCAGGAGAAGGCAACTGAAGAGTCTTCGGGGCCCTGGGCCTTCCCTTCACCCACCACCCCCCATCATCACTTGATTCTTCCTTGCCACAATCACTAAATATCTAGTGCTAAACCTATCTGTATTGGCAGCACAGCTACTCAGATCTGCTCTCCTGCCCCTTGGGAAGCAGTTTCAGATAAATCTTCATGGGCATTGCTGGATTGATGGTTGCGTTAAGCCCATAGGGGCTCCCTTTTCGAATTGTGCAGACAGGGGCGTTTTGAATGAGGCATTCTACTATGCCTGTTGATCTATGTGAAATACAAGCAAAAGTAATGGGGAAGTTTAGAAAGAAGAATTAGCCAACGCAGGCTACGATTGATATTTAAATGATCCATTTAAAACAAGCCGATAGTGTTTTGTTAAGCAGTATACATCTTGTGCATGCAAAAAATGAATTCACCCCTCCCACCTCTTTCTTCAGCTAATGGAAAACTGTTAAGGGAAGCTGATTACAAAGAGACCACTCCTCCTTTCCATCAGCTTTATAATAAACTGTTTAACGTGAAGTTTCAGTAGCCTTGTTTTGCCTCTTTAAATTATGTGCACAGACCTTCTTTTTAAATGCAATGCATCTAAAGTTTTGAtacctgtaacttttttttttttttggttgcgaTTGTTTAAGaatcatggatttattttttgtaaCTCTTTGGCTATTGTCCTTGTGTATCCTGACAGCACCATGTGTGTCAGCCCACATCAATCAAGATGGGTGATATGAAATGCCA encodes the following:
- the YWHAH gene encoding 14-3-3 protein eta, with translation MGDREQLLQRARLAEQAERYDDMASAMKAVTELNEPLSNEDRNLLSVAYKNVVGARRSSWRVISSIEQKTMADGNEKKLEKVKAYREKIEKELETVCNDVLALLDKFLIKNCNDFQYESKVFYLKMKGDYYRYLAEVASGEKKNSVVEASEAAYKEAFEISKEHMQPTHPIRLGLALNFSVFYYEIQNAPEQACLLAKQAFDDAIAELDTLNEDSYKDSTLIMQLLRDNLTLWTSDQQDEEAGEGN